The following is a genomic window from Candidatus Krumholzibacteriia bacterium.
AGACCCGCCGTCGCAGTGCCCACGAAGAGCGTGTCCCCGAGGAAGAGAAAGCTCGTGATGTCCGCCGGTGGCAACCCTTGCTCGGCGCCGAAGTGGGCCCAGTCGGGATCGAGGAAGCAGCTCGCCATTCCGAAGGGATGCCCGAACCAAGCGCGGGCACCGCTCGCCTCCGAGCGCGCCAGCAGGGCGAGAGTGAAGTTCGCCGCAGGACCGGCGGGCAAGAGCAACTCCTGGCCGGTGAGCGAGGACACCTGACTGCCTGCACTCCACCAGATCTCGCCACGCGTTCGCGCCAGCGCCACCACGGGTCCGGCGATGCCGGCGACGAGAGTGGCGTCTTCCTCCAGGCGGTCGAGGTGGAGGCGAGCCAAGCCGGCATCGAGACCGACGTAGAGGAAGCCGTCCTCGCCTTCGACGAGAGCGTGGCAGCGTTGGGCGAGAAGCGGACTGGCAGGGAAGGCGTGGACGCCGAGGTCCGATCCGATCCAGGCAAGGCCTCGATCGGTGGCGACCCACAGGCGCCCACGCGAGTCGGCGAGCAGCTGGCGGACGCGGTGCGACGGGAGTCCGTCTTCCTGCACGAAGCGGAGCCAGCGTTCGCTCTCGCTCGTCCGGCGCAGGAGCCAGACACCGTCGTTGTCGACGCCGGCGGCGAGGCCGAGGGGGAAAGGCGGTGCACCGGCCTTGTCGAGGCGTTGCGGGTCGGTGTGGCGCACGGCGCCGAGCCAAGAGGTGAAGAGCGCCAGAGCCACGACGCGGCCCGCCCGAGTGGGGACGAGCAAGGAATCCAGGCGCTCGCCCTCCCAGAGAAGGAGCTGCGCCCGATCCCCGCCGGCGAAGAGTCGTCCTACGGGAAGCGCCAGGCACGCCGAGAGAGAGGGTCCGCGTTCGTCGGTACGGGCGAGGACGGAGTGCCACGGTCCCTCCATCGAGCCGCGGGCCATGCCGTTCGCCGTGGCCACACCGAGAACCTCTGCATCCGGCGCGAAGCTCGCGGCGAGAGCGAGATGACTCGGCAAACCCTCCGCGGTGGTGAGATGCCGCGTGCGGCCGCTCGGCAGATCCCAGAGGACGACGCCGCCTGCAGTGGCGGCAGCCAGCACATCGACGCCACCCGTCAGGCCGTAGATCGGCGCGGGCCGGCTCCACACGCTCTGCGCCGGCGCCACGCTTGCCCAGGTGGCGCCGACAAGGAAAGCAACGGAAGCGGAGAGTCGCATGCTTCGCCAAGAGAGGTGAGACCGGGGAACGTCAGGAGCCCAGGCAACGGCCGTGCCGCCCCGCCTCCGCATCCTGCAAGGCTGCGACGGAACACGATGTCCACCCGGGCGACGCTCGCCGTCATCGTGCGATGCAGGGCACGAGCAGTTCCTGTGGTTTCCAGCGCTTCCCCATGCTGCCTCGCCCTGGGCAGCACGATCTTTGCTTGTTCTATCGGGGGGCCTTCCCTCGCGTCACGGGGGCGAATGGAATGCTGCAAGGCTTGCTCAGCGGGGCCATCCTGGCCGGCAACATGGCGACGGTCGCGCTGCCGATCGATTCGGTCGAGGTGTACTACCTCACCCACGATTACGCCGCGGTGGTGCGCCTGGTGGAGGCCAAAGAGAGCCCTCCGATGCACGATCAGCTCCTCCTCGGCTGGTCGTACTACCGCTTGGGACAGATGGAGCGAGCCAAGGCGGCGTTCGAAAACGGCCTGCAGATCGCGCCTGCCAGCCTGGAGCTGCTGAACGGCCTCGCTTTTGCGCAGTACCGGCTGGGGCAGGCGACGGCGGCGGAGACCAGCTTCCGAGCGGTCCTGGTGCGGAGCCCCGAGCGGGTGGAGAGCCAGAGGGGGCTGGCCTTCGTGCTCTTCACCACGCAGCGCTTCGAGGAGTGTCTGCCGATGTTCGATGCCTTCTGGCGCCAGGATGGGAGCGACAAAGAGGCCGAATATCACTTGGTCAAATCGGTGGACGGGCTGCTTTCCAGCTGGCAGCAACAGAAGAAGACGCTGGCGCAGATGGTGGAGCAAGCCTGGCAGTACGAAGCCGCAGGCAACCGGAGATCGGCCTTCGAGATGTTCCAGTGGATCGTGCAGGTCGAACCCTTCCATCCCGGCGCGCGGCTGGGCCTGGGGACGCTGGGGCCGAGCTTCGGGCACGAGGCCGAAGCGCGGGCCGCTCTGGAGAGCCTGCTGCGGGAGAACTCGAAGGACGGCGACGCGCGTCTGGCGCTGTCGCGCCTGCATCTGCAGGCCGGCCGTTCCAAGGAGGCGGAGAAGGAGCTCAAGCGCTTCCTCGATGCCCACCCGAAAGATCCGCGGGGCGAGGCTTTGCGCGACGAGATCGCGGCGCGCCGCACCGGGGAGGCCGTGCCATGACGAGGCTGGCGCGCCAGGCAGGCCGTCGCACGAGAGTGCTCGCGCTCGTTCTCTGTTGCGGGTGCGCGGTGGCGACCGCTGCCGGCCGGGCCGCGGCCCAGGCAGAGGCGGCGCGTGCCGCCGAGGCCGGGACGGACCGCGATCGCTGGCTGGCCGAAGGCGATCGGCTCGTCGAGGCCGGCAAGTACGAGGAAGCTCGCGAGGCCTACCTGCACGCCGATCAAGTGCGTCCCAACGATCCGGTGGTGCTGGCGAAGCGGGCGGCGCTGGAGCTACGCCGGGGAAACCCCGCCGAGGCCGTCGATCTGTACGGCCGGACCTTGGCGCTGCAACCGGGTTACTACGACTTCCGCGTCGGCCTGGCGCGCGCCCTCGCCGCCGATGGGCGCTTCGACGGCTC
Proteins encoded in this region:
- a CDS encoding two-component regulator propeller domain-containing protein, which codes for MRLSASVAFLVGATWASVAPAQSVWSRPAPIYGLTGGVDVLAAATAGGVVLWDLPSGRTRHLTTAEGLPSHLALAASFAPDAEVLGVATANGMARGSMEGPWHSVLARTDERGPSLSACLALPVGRLFAGGDRAQLLLWEGERLDSLLVPTRAGRVVALALFTSWLGAVRHTDPQRLDKAGAPPFPLGLAAGVDNDGVWLLRRTSESERWLRFVQEDGLPSHRVRQLLADSRGRLWVATDRGLAWIGSDLGVHAFPASPLLAQRCHALVEGEDGFLYVGLDAGLARLHLDRLEEDATLVAGIAGPVVALARTRGEIWWSAGSQVSSLTGQELLLPAGPAANFTLALLARSEASGARAWFGHPFGMASCFLDPDWAHFGAEQGLPPADITSFLFLGDTLFVGTATAGLFVRRDAPSMPHLPRIPYASVRKAAAGSPHFVPVAGAPTHIATQAFARGLQWVGGDAGLHARRGGAWEELPLWPGAHTVVDLIGAGDTLWASASYAGLAFHAGETWLQPPCSSALLGAYFGSLSRDGRGHIAVATDRGLALWDGALLQPVPGSPDAFLLDVQWWGTEVACGTHRGLWILGADGTWSLRGVLEGLPGAQVRALDQDAAGHLWVATTRGLGRLPPGDTPSPPHAGQGPHPGGLQPPLAPQGMPGGFDTRGGNAVRSEVTPAAIAVYDVRGRFVCRLEPNTEPIPHWDGRDAHGRTTGRGVYFLRPLHRQERARKSLRP
- a CDS encoding tetratricopeptide repeat protein — translated: MLQGLLSGAILAGNMATVALPIDSVEVYYLTHDYAAVVRLVEAKESPPMHDQLLLGWSYYRLGQMERAKAAFENGLQIAPASLELLNGLAFAQYRLGQATAAETSFRAVLVRSPERVESQRGLAFVLFTTQRFEECLPMFDAFWRQDGSDKEAEYHLVKSVDGLLSSWQQQKKTLAQMVEQAWQYEAAGNRRSAFEMFQWIVQVEPFHPGARLGLGTLGPSFGHEAEARAALESLLRENSKDGDARLALSRLHLQAGRSKEAEKELKRFLDAHPKDPRGEALRDEIAARRTGEAVP